Proteins co-encoded in one Papaver somniferum cultivar HN1 chromosome 5, ASM357369v1, whole genome shotgun sequence genomic window:
- the LOC113278469 gene encoding uncharacterized protein LOC113278469: MKMNSFLAKIVIAFWLVLEEMGYFDLIQAISTKCDSVVKQKFNETASFINYLVPNPGAEPIDTSDRPFLAGLIEIPFSRVDLYNCRYQLLERLNHIMQTVCNVIFTENEANKVEEAPSSSKQTQNLQSNLNPLAKPFSVPEPSTPTDQRSMFLTFSNGFPCSREEIFSFFTSKLGPVVESVMLERAVQDAPQYARIVFTNESVISQILNGENKVKFMVNGKHLWARLYKPKKN, encoded by the coding sequence CGACCTCATTCAAGCAATATCTACTAAATGTGATTCTGTCGTAAAACAGAAATTCAACGAGACGGCTTCGTTTATCAATTACCTGGTTCCAAATCCTGGTGCAGAACCAATTGATACCAGCGACAGGCCATTTTTAGCAGGACTAATTGAAATACCTTTCAGTCGTGTAGATCTGTACAACTGCAGGTATCAACTACTAGAGCGGCTGAATCATATAATGCAGACCGTTTGTAATGTTATTTTCACCGAGAACGAAGCTAACAAAGTGGAGGAGGCACCTAGcagttctaagcaaacacaaaatCTTCAATCCAACTTGAACCCATTGGCTAAACCATTTTCAGTGCCAGAGCCTTCAACTCCCACAGATCAGAGGTCAATGTTCCTTACCTTCTCAAATGGATTTCCCTGTTCCCGCGAGGaaattttcagtttcttcacaTCAAAGCTCGGGCCAGTTGTGGAATCCGTTATGCTTGAGCGCGCGGTGCAAGATGCCCCTCAATATGCAAGAATTGTGTTCACAAATGAATCAGTCATTTCACAAATACTTAATGGTGAGAACAAGGTCAAGTTCATGGTCAACGGTAAGCACCTGTGGGCTAGACTTTATAAGCCGAAGAAAAATTAA
- the LOC113280591 gene encoding GDSL esterase/lipase At4g10955-like, translated as MAKMVVDKISSSSISEENHHPYAFHVSGPTNLPRPSWRDIFISSRWKTENHKRSVLACFVQAVYLLELDRQENRTPETALAPNWWKPFKYKLSQTLIDERDGSIFGAVLEWDGFAATKPSGAPRVVLALRGTLLKRPTILRDIIDDLRLLAWESLEGSVRFSRALDVLKSSVDLFGSCNVCFAGHSLGAGFGFQVGKALLVKQGVSVDTYLFNPPSVSLAMTLRKIIVKAGFVWKSFKWMFPFSGEAQTNDGPSRDPGIRGLKTWKNIMKWVPRVYVNNNDYVCCYYTDPEMKDNGASNSAGKENADSTRAKVAAAKIYVVSKGKQKISEAHGLEQWWKDDLELQLVLKNSKLIDRKLEFLYSLPVQAPPRWKAHNGFVFRLSPSTSQTGSEPA; from the exons ATGGCAAAAATGGTCGTCGATAAGATTTCGTCATCGTCAATATCAGAAGAAAATCATCATCCTTATGCTTTCCATGTTTCTGGACCAACAAATCTTCCTCGTCCTAGTTGGAGAGATATCTTCATCAGTTCTAGATG GAAGACAGAGAATCACAAAAGATCTGTATTGGCATGTTTTGTACAAGCAGTATATCTACTCGAACTAGATAGACAAGAGAATAGAACACCGGAAACAGCTCTGGCACCAAACTGGTGGAAACCCTTTAAGTA TAAGTTATCACAGACACTAATTGATGAAAGAGATGGGTCTATTTTTGGCGCAGTACTAGAATGGGATGGTTTCGCAGCAACGAAACCAAGTGGTGCACCAAGAGTTGTTTTAGCACTCAGAGGGACATTACTAAAACGTCCAACAATATTGCGAGATATCATAGATGATCTTCGGTTGCTAGCATGGGAAAGTTTGGAAGGATCTGTAAGATTTAGTCGTGCTTTAGATGTGTTGAAATCGTCTGTGGATCTATTTGGTAGTTGTAACGTATGCTTTGCAGGTCATTCATTGGGTGCGGGTTTTGGATTTCAAGTGGGTAAAGCATTATTAGTAAAACAAGGTGTTTCTGTCGACACGTATTTGTTTAATCCACCATCAGTTTCTCTTGCTATGACCTTGAGAAAAATTATAGTGAAGGCTGGATTTGTTTGGAAATCATTCAAATGGATGTTTCCGTTTAGTGGCG aagccc aaactaatgatggaccaagtagggatccaggaat ccgtggattgaa aacctggaaaa ATATCATGAAATGGGTTCCTCGTGTGTATGTCAATAACAATGATTATGTTTGTTGTTATTATACTGATCCTGAAATGAAAGATAACGGCGCAAGTAATTCTGCGGGGAAGGAGAATGCAGACTCAACTCGGGCAAAAGTAGCAGCTGCAAAGATTTATGTGGTGTCAAAAGGAAAGCAAAAAATTTCTGAGGCTCATGGGTTGGAGCAGTGGTGGAAAGACGATCTGGAGCTTCAGCTGGTTCTCAAAAACAGTAAGCTCATAGATAGGAAGCTCGAGTTTTTATACTCACTACCGGTGCAGGCACCACCTCGATGGAAGGCTCACAATGGTTTCGTGTTTCGTCTGTCCCCATCTACTTCGCAAACAGGGTCGGAGCCAGCTTGA
- the LOC113284348 gene encoding GDSL esterase/lipase At4g10955-like, translating to MAKMVVEKVSSEEEKENHHPYAYHVSGPRNISSPNWRDIISSSWKDENYRRTVIACFIQAVYLLELDRQENRPPETALAPKWWKPFKYKLSQTLIDERDGSIFGAVLEWDRSAALTDFILIRPSGAPKAVLALRGTLLKGPTIRRDIEDDLRFLAWESLKGSVRFNCALDVLKSSVDRFGSCNVCIAGHSLGAGFALQVGKALAKQGVFVETHLFNPPSVSLAMSFRNIGEKAGFVWKRFKSMLPSSSGENNQTDDQCVGIGSNGGKVCADIMKWVPHLYVNNNDYVCCYYTNPEMKENGGQSSNSAGKDNADPTRVKAAAAKLFVLSKGKQKFFEAHGLEQWWKDDLELQLALNNSKLIDRQLKSLYSLPAPAPPQWKAL from the exons ATGGCAAAGATGGTTGTAGAGAAGGTTTCATCAGAAGAGGAAAAGGAGAATCATCATCCATATGCTTACCATGTTTCAGGACCAAGGAATATCTCTTCTCCAAATTGGAGAGACATCATCAGTTCTAGCTG GAAAGATGAGAATTACAGAAGAACAGTAATTGCTTGTTTCATACAAGCAGTATATCTATTAGAACTAGATAGACAAGAGAATAGACCGCCAGAAACAGCTCTAGCACCAAAATGGTGGAAACCCTTTAAGTATAAGTTATCACAGACACTAATTGATGAAAGAGATGGGTCGATTTTTGGTGCAGTACTAGAATGGGATAGATCTGCAGCACTGACTGATTTCATATTGATAAGACCAAGTGGTGCGCCCAAAGCTGTTTTAGCACTTAGAGGGACATTACTGAAAGGTCCAACAATTCGGAGAGATATCGAAGATGATCTTCGGTTTCTGGCATGGGAGAGTTTGAAGGGGTCTGTGAGGTTTAATTGTGCTTTAGATGTGTTGAAATCGTCTGTGGATCGATTTGGTAGTTGCAATGTGTGCATCGCAGGGCACTCGTTGGGTGCGGGTTTTGCGCTTCAGGTGGGTAAAGCATTGGCGAAACAAGGTGTTTTTGTGGAGACGCATTTGTTCAATCCACCATCAGTTTCTCTTGCTATGAGTTTCAGGAATATTGGAGAGAAAGCTGGGTTTGTTTGGAAAAGATTCAAGTCGATGCTTCCGTCGAGTAGTGGTGAGAACAATCAAACGGATGATCAGTGTGTAGGTATTGGTTCAAATGGGGGGAAAGTTTGTGCAGATATCATGAAATGGGTTCCTCATTTGTATGTCAATAACAATGATTACGTCTGTTGTTATTATACCAATCCTGAAATGAAAGAAAACGGCGGCCAGAGTAGCAATTCTGCAGGGAAGGATAATGCAGACCCAACTCGGGTAAAAGCTGCAGCTGCAAAGCTATTTGTGTTGTCAAAGGGAAAGCAGAAGTTTTTCGAGGCTCATGGGTTAGAGCAGTGGTGGAAAGATGATTTGGAGCTTCAGCTGGCTCTCAACAACAGTAAACTCATAGACAGGCAGCTCAAATCTTTGTATTCATTACCAGCACCGGCACCACCGCAGTGGAAGGCTCTATAA
- the LOC113284350 gene encoding uncharacterized protein At4g18257-like isoform X1, translating into MEGGKEGGMKREVESLGWLTESSIMPKKHKAIEGVGASSILELKAQLYKSQEENRKNKDLTPDIEFHRAKKKIVPNDTFSNKNSGVEARAHKDKLELKAVQDGSVSYAALERKAALYDKLARGELPDEEEGEKYCVDFFSKSLVRDDSDPLQIADVPDTVAHGNEDGDDTDAFLPFSTKPVGPGRTAGYLDNDERKRFISEIHEEANQARDKASELKMRRQELATSRREKLKQAYLRKQVEKLQAKNKEESKQDAVQ; encoded by the exons ATGGAAGGAGGAAAGGAGGGGGGAATGAAGAGGGAGGTGGAATCATTAGGATGGTTAACAGAATCATCAATAATGCCCAAAAAACATAAAGCTATTGAAGGTGTTGGTGCTTCTTCTATTCTTGAACTTAAAGCTCAGCTCTACAAATCACAAGAAGAGAACAGAAAGAATAAGGATTTAACTCCAGATATTGAATTTCATCGTGCTAAGAAGAAAATCGTTCCTAATGATACTTTCTCTAATAAGAATTCTGGTGTTGAAGCTCGTGCTCACAA GGACAAGCTGGAACTGAAAGCAGTACAAGATGGATCTGTTAGCTATGCCGCATTAGAAAGGAAAGCTGCATTATATGATAAGCTAGCAAGGGGTGAGCTTCCCGATGAGGAAGAAGGAGAGAAGTACTGTGTGGATTTCTTCAGCAAGAGTCTTGTTCGTGATGATTCCGATCCCTTACAAATTGCTGATGTTCCTGACACCGTAGCCCATGGCAATGAGGATGGTGATGATACTGATGCTTTCCTACCGTTTAGCACAAAACCTGTTGGACCTGGGCGGACAGCTGGATATCTAGACAATGATGAGCGTAAGCGTTTTATAAG TGAAATTCACGAAGAGGCAAATCAAGCGAGAGATAAGGCCTCTGAGCTGAAGATGCGTAGACAAGAGCTGGCAACCTCTCGTAGGGAGAAACTAAAGCAAGCCTACCTTCGTAAACAAGTAGAGAAGTTGCAAGCAAAAAACAAAGAGGAAAGCAAACAAGATGCTGTACAATGA
- the LOC113284350 gene encoding uncharacterized protein At4g18257-like isoform X2, with translation MEGGKEGGMKREVESLGWLTESSIMPKKHKAIEGVGASSILELKAQLYKSQEENRKNKDLTPDIEFHRAKKKIVPNDTFSNKNSGVEARAHKDKLELKAVQDGSVSYAALERKAALYDKLARGELPDEEEGEKYCVDFFSKSLVRDDSDPLQIADVPDTVAHGNEDGDDTDAFLPFSTKPVGPGRTAGYLDNDERKRFISAVKFTKRQIKREIRPLS, from the exons ATGGAAGGAGGAAAGGAGGGGGGAATGAAGAGGGAGGTGGAATCATTAGGATGGTTAACAGAATCATCAATAATGCCCAAAAAACATAAAGCTATTGAAGGTGTTGGTGCTTCTTCTATTCTTGAACTTAAAGCTCAGCTCTACAAATCACAAGAAGAGAACAGAAAGAATAAGGATTTAACTCCAGATATTGAATTTCATCGTGCTAAGAAGAAAATCGTTCCTAATGATACTTTCTCTAATAAGAATTCTGGTGTTGAAGCTCGTGCTCACAA GGACAAGCTGGAACTGAAAGCAGTACAAGATGGATCTGTTAGCTATGCCGCATTAGAAAGGAAAGCTGCATTATATGATAAGCTAGCAAGGGGTGAGCTTCCCGATGAGGAAGAAGGAGAGAAGTACTGTGTGGATTTCTTCAGCAAGAGTCTTGTTCGTGATGATTCCGATCCCTTACAAATTGCTGATGTTCCTGACACCGTAGCCCATGGCAATGAGGATGGTGATGATACTGATGCTTTCCTACCGTTTAGCACAAAACCTGTTGGACCTGGGCGGACAGCTGGATATCTAGACAATGATGAGCGTAAGCGTTTTATAAG TGCAGTGAAATTCACGAAGAGGCAAATCAAGCGAGAGATAAGGCCTCTGAGCTGA